Proteins from a single region of Mustela erminea isolate mMusErm1 chromosome X, mMusErm1.Pri, whole genome shotgun sequence:
- the LOC116582323 gene encoding 40S ribosomal protein S27-like gives MAFLKDLLHQSPEEEKKKPKTKHLVQSPNYYFMDVKCPACYKITILFSHAPTLVLCVGCSTVPCQPLGGKARLKEGYSFSWKQYKKHPESRLTHHPPPTMCLLPRWQQQLQILEKANQTSS, from the exons ATGGCCTTTCTGAAGGACCTCCTCCACCAGTccccagaagaggaaaagaagaagccCAAGACGAAACACCTGGTGCAGAGCCCCAACTACTACTTCATGGATGTGAAGTGCCCAGCATGTTACAAAATCACCATCCTCTTCAGCCACGCACCAACACTAGTTTTGTGTGTTGGCTGCTCCACTGTCCCTTGCCAGCCTCTGGGAGGAAAAGCAAGGCTTAAAGAAGGATACTCCTTCAGCTGGAAGCAATACAAAAAGCACCCTGAATCAAGATTA ACCCATCACCCTCCTCCAACCATGTGTCTGCTGCCTCGGTGGCAGCAGCAACTACAGATTTTAGAAAAAGCCAACCAGACATCTTCTTGA